In the genome of Carboxydocella sporoproducens DSM 16521, the window TACGCATGGGATTGTCCAGCTGGCCTGTGGCCAATTGAAAGCGCAGCTTAAAGAGTTCATCTTTCAGGTCGCCCAGTTTCTGGGTCAACTCTTCATTGCTCAGGTTACGGATTTCGTTAGCTTTCATTTGCTTCACCACCCATTTCTTCG includes:
- the rpmC gene encoding 50S ribosomal protein L29 → MKANEIRNLSNEELTQKLGDLKDELFKLRFQLATGQLDNPMRIREVRKTIARVKTILRERELKATQA